Part of the Lytechinus variegatus isolate NC3 chromosome 16, Lvar_3.0, whole genome shotgun sequence genome, attgataattataGCATTCTTTTTATTGAAGTTAGACCTGATAGTGAAttacaacaatgaaaataagaaatttgatataatattcactatgataaattcaattaaattgtAGGTTCTATCATTTAATTAGTTTTTTTCAACAGTTTGATGAGGAATCATTTGTTCTGAAGCATTAGCTACATGCAAGATGCAGATTCCGAAAGTAGTTTTGTCTTTCAGACCTAACAATGATAAACAATGTCAATGTATTGTATTTGTTTGATATAGGCCAACTGGACTGTCATAGCGACATTCTCCACCAAGCCCGAGCTCGTGGGACGTTCCTTCCCAGCTCCTGCATCCATCTCGGACGGTCCCGTCGGCAAGAGTTCCGGGACTCCTTACTTCTACCTGGCAGCGATTGACAGTATCATGCATGATGTCGCTAAGAACCCCAATGTGACTTTGAGTTTCAGTGAAGCTGCATTCGGTGATATCGCAGAGTGTGCTGTAACGTCTTCCTCAGATCCCGAGAGCCCTCTTTGTGCAAGGTTGATGCTCTTTGGTAAGTTCTGCGCAGGACATAGGGGTAATTGCTGATTTTGGGGGATctatttctttcatgttttaaTAGGGCTACCTTTATAGGGGTAACAATCAATTATTCAGTAAAAGCAAATCATTATTTTGCCAAATAGAATATTGATATTctaaataatcttgaatattgtttgtgacagatattGAGGCGACTTCAGAGAGAATGGTCGCCCCAAAGcatgcatgggggggggggaattttagGGGCAATTTTGGCTGTCATTGGGGCATAATTGCCTGTCGCTCTGGGAACAATTTgttttactgggggtgctgatgtaaattttaaaaagcaaaaaaagaaaggaggtCAAATTGCTcctgagaaatttgaaaagaaaaaagggtatcactacaaaatgaaggtcattttggggggatttcatttttacacatCTTCTAGAATACctggggtgctgcctatggagaaaaATGCACACAGCACCCCCACCCCAGGGCCATGTCACCCTGATGTATTTCATAAGCCGGTTCTGCTGTTGATTTGCACTTGGTCTACAAGCAGTTGGTCAACTTGGTCTAAAcctatttggtctaattttcacttggtctaatgcccactttaatctaatttaaatttagtttttttatattttcagaaACAAAAGTAGCCGATTCATGTCACAATTAaattggacaaaaaaaaattgtgtatgaCCAACATTTTCCACTGCAAATTATTTTGTAcggctctcaagggggggggggcaatttccACTGCAAATTCCCCCTGGATCTGTCACTGTCTGTAGCATCAATTCTTTGAAAGCATTGAGTGCTGCTGATAAAGTGGAAGCTTGATCTACATTTAGTTGTGTTTGTaccctctgaaaaaaaaaacactttgtaaatccagctattatcattatcataataattactTTCAGGTCAACTGGTTAACGTCACTGACCCCAAGGAAACGAGCTTTGCAAAGGAGGCGCTATTCTCTCGTCATCCTCTCATGCCCACCTGGCCAAAAGATCACGACTTTGGTTTCAAGAAATTGATCGTCACCGATGTCTGGATCTTGGACTTCTACGGCGGCGGATCATCTGTCTCTGTTGATGACTACTATAATGCTCTTCCTTGATCCTGGTTTGATATCCTAGATTTTCCTTCATCACTGGGTCCTCTATACCATGTTTACACTTAAATTGGCTTTTTCATAGCGTGTAAACGCAAGtaacttgcatcggctcgcggttcagaaccggcaatttgcaccaccaaagtagtaggttctgaaccgcgagccgatgcagaatcggcttttttactacgtgtaaacagaaagccgattctgcatctgCAATTTgtgcgcatttcatttactttaccattgtgacgtaattgtaagCGCACTGATCCAGCgctgtctttattatgacgtatattgttggtgtgcgtatcatttctggtttttgcatcggctcgcggttctgaaccgcgagctgtATTCTGAACCTAATGctgattaagtgtaaacacggtactAATTGAGGTTcctcaagtttttttttctttgcttgtttgtttatgTCAACCCCTTCCAAGAACACTCAAAAGTTTGAAACATGTGATCGCTTTaatatcattctcatcatttttgaaaatgcatttttcatgttttgttcATTTAAAGGTCcaagtccactccagaaaaaaatgttgatttgaataaatagagaaaaatacaactagcataacgctgaaaatttcatcaaaattgagtgtaaaatatgaaagttctgacgttttaaagttttgcttatttttcacaaagcatTAATTTATGAACAGTTCAGTGAcctgcaaatgagacagtcgatgatgtccttcactcactgtTCCtattggtttttattgtttgaattatacaatttttcattttttacagttttgcaaataaggaccaacttgactgaatcatgtGGTATTAAACAATATTAACTCCAcaggttcagggaggaattgttttttcacttgacaatgggaagaaaattaaaatgtatattttatatactaataacaaaatacaaaagaaataatgactggatgatgtcatcagtctcctcatttgaatgccgaccaggatgtgcatatgtgaaatcaagtgaaactttaaaatgtcataactttcttatttcacaactgagtttgatgaaatttttagtttaatgcttgttggatttttcttttttatttaaataaactttttgttggggtggacgtgtcctttaatatatttcattcagttatccattttcttcattcttatatttattttttttgggggggttgctGGTTTTCTTtaactgaaaatttcagcaattTAATTCATGATCAGCACTGAAATAGTaaaagtttcttttaaaaatcctATGAATATAATCTTGTGATGATAATTTATTACCCGTTCATGTAAATTTCTGTTACTTAGGCGGTAATTGTTATTTTGATGAGCATGATTCTGGTCCTGTTGAACAAATCTATCTTATATGGCAACTGTCATTATAGCAACTACCCTCAAAACATTGACTTGGCTGATGTGACCTGTTGCCATGGCAGTTAACATAATGGCAGAGCTGCCGAAGTAAGTTTGAATTTGACTGAACCTTTATCATTCTGCCTTTCTGGTTTTCTATGCCCCTTTGCTTTATTCGTTTCTAATGATTAAAGTTATTGGCGATATTTTTGTTgataatgattgaaaacattGATAGTAGGTCTTGTGTAATAAGCTTGTGTATGGAAGCATTAGTCTTGATacttttgatgaaacttaaccttttgatgaaacttaaaCCCTTTGATGAAACAACTGAagataatttgtcaatttttttctaaattataaTGGCTATTTGATCACTCAGAAGGGATTGTTTTGGAGTACactgttttccttttttttatatatatatacagtgtgaAATCAGCCGATAATTCTTATTACAGTTCT contains:
- the LOC121430303 gene encoding protein CREG1-like, which gives rise to MGHWSFVALMLGCCLSVVLSDNQSQQSNAIRLPGSQPSSKSTRPPFYDKARRARYIVHKANWTVIATFSTKPELVGRSFPAPASISDGPVGKSSGTPYFYLAAIDSIMHDVAKNPNVTLSFSEAAFGDIAECAVTSSSDPESPLCARLMLFGQLVNVTDPKETSFAKEALFSRHPLMPTWPKDHDFGFKKLIVTDVWILDFYGGGSSVSVDDYYNALP